The genomic DNA CTGAGCGCGCTGGAGCGCGACGGGCTGCTGGAGAAGCGGCGGGGGGCGCTGGTCCTCTTGGACACCCGCCGCCTGCGGGAGCGGGTCCGGCAGGCGGCGGAGGAGGATTGACGGCGCGCCTTACGCCTTCACCGCCTCGGACTCGATGATGATCTGGATGTCGTCGCCGATGTTCGGCACGCCGTACTTCATGCCGAAGTCGGAGCGCTTGATCGTGCCGCGGGCGGAGAAGCCGACCGTGTCCATCTTGCTGGCCGGGCTGACGCCGTCCTTGTTGAAGGACACGTCGAGGACCACCGGCTTGGTGACGCCCAGCAGGGTCAGGTCGCCGTGCAGCTTGCCGGTCTTGTCGCCGGTCTTTTCGATCTTCGTGCTCTTGAAGGTCATCTTCGGGAACTCCTTCGCGTTGAAGAAGTCCGGCGACTTCAGGTGCTCGTCGCGCTTGGCGTGGTTGGTGTCGACGCTGGTGGTGTCGATGGTCACCGACAGGCTGCTCTTGTCCGCGGCGTCCTTGTCGAAGGACAGCTCGCCGGCCACCGTGTTGAAGCGGCCCATGGCCTTGGCGAAGCCCAGATGGTCGACGATGAAGACCACCGCGGTGTGGGCCGGGTCGAGCTTGTAGGCGACCGGGGCGGCCTGGGCGGTCAGCGGCAGGGCGACGAGGGCCGAGAGGGCGGCGGCGGAGAGAAGACGCTTCATGATTCGGAGTCCTTTGTCGGATGGAACGGGATGACTGGGGTGGGTCAGTAGCCGGACACGTCGGAACCGGCGGAGAGCAGGAAGGCGACGCCCACGGCGGCGGCGGCCGGCACCAGGGCGAGGACGGTCAGCGCCACGGTGCCCATGGCCCGTCCCGCGGCGGTGCGCGGCAGGGGCAGGCGGTCGCGCAGCCGGTCGGCGAAGAAGGCCGGCAGGACGAGCAGCAGGGCTTCGGCGTGGGCGGAGGAGAAGAAGGTCAGGGTGGCGGCCAGCAGGACCAGGATGCCCAGCGCCGCCTGACCGGCGTTGCCCCAGGCGTGGCGCTCCACCGGCCAGTTCCACAGCAGCAGGCCGCCGGTGGCCGCGGCCAGCGCGAAGGCGAGCTGGGCGACGGAGGCCGAGGCGC from Azospirillum brasilense includes the following:
- a CDS encoding YceI family protein, producing MKRLLSAAALSALVALPLTAQAAPVAYKLDPAHTAVVFIVDHLGFAKAMGRFNTVAGELSFDKDAADKSSLSVTIDTTSVDTNHAKRDEHLKSPDFFNAKEFPKMTFKSTKIEKTGDKTGKLHGDLTLLGVTKPVVLDVSFNKDGVSPASKMDTVGFSARGTIKRSDFGMKYGVPNIGDDIQIIIESEAVKA